The genomic segment CCCGCCTCACGTGTGGGATGAAATAAGAAGAGAGGGCATTGCCATTCCTGCAAGTCACAACTTAATACTGTGGACATTTTCTGGAGCTAAACCGTGCCTGACGGCCAGGCCCCTCCTCGATCCGAGGAGGGGCAAATCCCGTCGTAGCGAAGCGTTGACGGGATGGGGAGGAGCGAATCGACACCGGGCAGATGAGTCCAGGTACACCCCCGCAGTCGCTGCCATACTTTTTGCAATCTCGGCTCTCGGGTCGAGTTGCATAAAAATAATCTAAGCTGACGCAAGGCTTTACTCCTCCCCGTTCTGACCTCGATAAATCGACGTCAGAACTCGCCCCTCCTCGGATCGAGGAGGGGCCTGATCACCAGAATTGGCACAGTTGTGAGAAAACTGTCTACAAAATACAACTCAAACGTGAAACGCCATGATTGTCATTCGACTAATGGGCGGGCTGGGCAATCAACTCTTCCAGTATGCCGCCGGAAGAGCTCTGGCTCTTCGGAACCGCGTTCCCTTAAAATTGGATCTTAGCCTACTTGAAGATCGAAACGGTGGCGAACACGCTGTATATCGAGACTTCGAGCTTGGCGCCTTTCACATCAACGCGCAGGTTGCCACTGCGGATGAAGTTCGCTATTTCAATCCAACACCAAAAACAATCATCGGACGAATCGGACACCGGCTCAAAAAAGCACTTCGGCCACAACGCGTTTATTGGGAACGGGGACGAACCTTCGACCCATTGATACCCGACTTAACCGCACCGATGTGCATCGTTGGATCCCTGCAAAGCGAACGGTATTTCTAACCCATATCCATACAATTGCGGGAAGAACTCACTTTCCGTGATACGCTGTGCGACACCGCACGACCCATTGCGACAGAGATCAACTCGGGCGAATCCGTTGCCGTCCATATTCGCCGGGGAGACTATGTTTCCAACCCGCATTACAGCGCGCTGTTGGGTGCCGTAGAGCCGGACTACTACAAAAGTGCTTTCAGGTACATAGAATCAAGGCTGACTAAACCGCATTACTTCATTTTCTCCGACGATATTTCCTGGTGTCGCCAGCATTTCACGTCCGACCACCCGCTGACTTTTGTTGATGCCGAGACTACAGGTGGGGCGGCTATTCAGGATTTGATGCTCATGTCCTCCTGCCGGCACTTCATCATCCCCAACAGCACGTTCGGATGGTGGGGCGCGTGGCTCGGCAAAGATCCTGACAAGCTCGTGATTGCACCCCGAAAATGGTCAAAAAGCGGCCAACTCGATTCATCAGATCGCATACCGGAAAGCTGGCACTTGCTTTAACACGTTGAGCGTCCTTCACATCAGTTCTCCTACTCACAATACTTCGGACAGGGTACACATCTGAGCGATGCCGCGTGACAAGTCATGCCCCTCCTCTGCCCGAGGAGGGGCCTGGTCGTTTGGTACGCCCAGCTTCTCAAACTGCCCGAAATATTAACTCCGCGAAGCGGTACTCGTACTCGATTCTCAATCCATTCTCCCATGCATATCGGCTATTTCACCCACAGCCCCGTCTCCATCAGCGAGACCTTTATCCACGACCTCATCTACGCCCTCGATGCCCGCGCATCGAAGTTGACCTTTTTCTCGGGCGCCGCCTCGACGCGTGATCTTCCCGGCATAACCACACTGCCCACCGGCTACCACGAAATCCCGGAGGCCAAAAGTTACCGACTCTACAAGGTGGGCCAGGTCTTCGGCCGGCGAGGCGATCTGCTGCGATTCAACTATGCTCAGACGGCGGCCCAACGGATTCTCCGCACGCATATCGATGCCGTCAGCCAACTGGATGTCGCCTTTTTGGATTACGGAACTTCGGCTGCGCTACTTGCGCCCTTTCTGAGGTCGATGGGAATTCCCTATGTGCTCCAGGTTCATGCCTTCGATGTAACCTGCGCGTTTGCGAGCGAGCGGTATAAGAGTGCCTTTCTCGAAGCAAGCGCACATTCACAGGGCATCATTGTCGTGTCGGAGCACATGAGGAGACTCCTCGTATTGGCCGGCGTGGACCCTCGACTGATCCATACCGTCCGCCTCGGTATCTCGCCGGACGCCATCACCCCCATGCCCTGGGATCAACGCCGGCAGCAGCCGCCAACGGTGATCCACCTCGGCCGTCTGACCGAGAAAAAACACCCGATCGCCCTCGTCCACGCCTTCGCC from the Rhodothermales bacterium genome contains:
- a CDS encoding glycosyltransferase, yielding MHIGYFTHSPVSISETFIHDLIYALDARASKLTFFSGAASTRDLPGITTLPTGYHEIPEAKSYRLYKVGQVFGRRGDLLRFNYAQTAAQRILRTHIDAVSQLDVAFLDYGTSAALLAPFLRSMGIPYVLQVHAFDVTCAFASERYKSAFLEASAHSQGIIVVSEHMRRLLVLAGVDPRLIHTVRLGISPDAITPMPWDQRRQQPPTVIHLGRLTEKKHPIALVHAFALVHRAIPNARLEIIGDGPLRAEVEHRIRSLGIADAVTLHGALGREHSFPIMNRGQVFAQHSVTSISGDQEGFPVSPAEAAMFELPVVTTAHSGLTENIVDGETGFLVQEHNYEAMAERIIHLLQHPEVAEQMGKAGRRRILAMCRPEERADRIFALLDAAAQTRRSGAPLALTTV
- a CDS encoding alpha-1,2-fucosyltransferase, whose amino-acid sequence is MREELTFRDTLCDTARPIATEINSGESVAVHIRRGDYVSNPHYSALLGAVEPDYYKSAFRYIESRLTKPHYFIFSDDISWCRQHFTSDHPLTFVDAETTGGAAIQDLMLMSSCRHFIIPNSTFGWWGAWLGKDPDKLVIAPRKWSKSGQLDSSDRIPESWHLL